From Vitis vinifera cultivar Pinot Noir 40024 chromosome 14, ASM3070453v1, a single genomic window includes:
- the LOC100247338 gene encoding ABC transporter B family member 26, chloroplastic isoform X4 → MAASQLAFRPLSKPHFPLRRTLSSTITFSSTRFRCSCLPKTGQINVEIPVVLRNIRSVLPGGSWWKLSEYEEEAKAREVMPTLRRIWVLVEDERWVIFVAVGSLTLAALSEISMPNLIAASVFSAQSGETMVFYRNSQLLILLCILSGICSGLRSGCFAIANITLVKRLRETLCSAILFQVCVYLATIFVMLSTMHTPQDIDFFETEAVGDLTSRLGADCQQLSNIIGNDINMILRNFLQGAGALIHLLTLSWPLALSTIVICSVLSAIFLVYGQYRRKAAMFTQEFTACANEVAQETFSLMRTVRTYGTEENELRRYKQWLDKLAFVSIRESVAYGFWGLSFNTLYRSTQVIAVLLGGMSILTGHVTPEQLTKYILYCEWLIYGTLRLGDNFASLLQSVGASGKVFQLMDLLPSDQFKSEGVKLKRLMGHIEFANVSFYYPSRVMVGISGSGKSSLVNLLLRLYEPTTGQILIDGFPLRELDIGWLRGKIGFVGQEPHLFHMDVKSNIRYGCSRDIGQEDIEWAAKLAYAHGFISSLPDGYDTIIDDHLLSGGQKQRIAIARAILRGPAILILDEATSALDAESEHYVEGVLHAFRNDANAKRTVIVIAHRLSTVKAADRIVVMDGGSVIEVSSVFPLFFVCSRHHFNHHFLEFGLASMYIYIFFFLCGTDRFNDAKKTELVTNT, encoded by the exons ATGGCCGCTTCTCAGTTGGCGTTTCGACCTCTCAGCAAACCCCATTTCCCACTCAGAAGGACGCTGTCTTCCACCATCACTTTCTCCAGCACGAGATTCCGCTGTTCTTGCCTTCCAAAAACTGGACAAATTAATGTTGAAATTCCGGTGGTTTTACGAAATATTCGGTCGGTTCTGCCTGGGGGGAGTTGGTGGAAGTTAAGTGAGTACGAGGAGGAAGCGAAGGCGAGAGAAGTGATGCCCACTCTTCGTAGAATATGGGTATTGGTTGAAGATGAGAGATGGGTCATTTTTGTTGCAGTTGGGTCTTTAACACTCGCTGCG CTTTCAGAAATCTCGATGCCAAATTTAATTGCAGCATCTGTCTTTTCTGCACAAAGTGGTGAGACAATGGTCTTCTATAGAAATTCCCAACTCCTCATTCTATTGTGCATCCTCTCGGGTATATGCAG TGGTTTGCGAAGTGGCTGTTTTGCAATTGCAAATATCACCCTG GTTAAGCGTCTAAGGGAAACTTTATGTTCAGCTATTCTTTTTCAGGTTTGCGTTTATTTAGCAACTATATTTGTAATGCTAAGTACCATGCATACTCCTCAA GATATTGATTTCTTCGAGACAGAAGCAGTTGGTGACTTAACAAGTAGGCTTGGGGCAGATTGTCAACAACTGTCTAACATTATTGGAAATGATATTAATATGATATTACGCAATTTTCTCCAG GGTGCAGGTGCATTGATTCATTTACTAACTTTATCATGGCCTCTTGCATTATCAACAATTGTGATATGCTCTGTTCTATCTGCAATCTTTCTGGTTTATGGCCA GTACAGAAGGAAAGCAGCGATGTTTACCCAAGAGTTCACTGCTTGTGCCAATGAA GTAGCACAAGAAACATTTTCTTTGATGAGAACCGTCCGAACTTATGGAACAGAGGAAAACGAACTTAGAAG GTACAAGCAATGGCTGGATAAATTAGCTTTTGTTAGCATCCGAGAAAGTGTGGCTTATGGATTCTGGGGTCTGAGTTTCAACACTCTATACCGTTCAACACAG GTCATTGCTGTGCTGTTAGGAGGAATGTCTATTCTTACTGGTCACGTGACACCCGAACAACTTACGAAGTATATATTATACTGTGAGTGGTTGATTTATGGTACTTTGAGGCTTGGAGACAATTTTGCATCATTACTGCAGTCTGTTGGCGCAAGTGGAAAGGTGTTCCAGTTAATGGACCTCTTGCCTAGTGATCAATTCAAATCAGAAG GAGTAAAATTGAAGAGGCTAATGGGACATATTGAGTTTGCAAATGTGTCTTTTTACTATCCATCAAGGGTCATG GTTGGCATTAGTGGTAGCGGAAAAAGCTCATTAGTCAATCTTTTGCTTCGTCTATACGAGCCAACAACTGGTCAG ATTTTAATTGATGGCTTCCCCCTGAGAGAGTTGGACATTGGTTGGCTGAGAGGAAAAATTGGATTTGTTGGACAG GAACCCCATCTTTTTCATATGGATGTCAAGTCAAACATAAGATATGGTTGCTCCAGAGACATAGGACAGGAAGATATAGAATGGGCTGCAAAGCTGGCCTATGCTCATGGATTCATCTCATCTCTTCCTGATGGTTATGATACTATTATAGATGATCATCTACTCAGTGGGGGACAAAAGCAGCGGATTGCAATTGCCAGGGCCATTCTTAGGGGTCCTGCTATTCTGATCCTTGATGAAGCCACTAGTGCTCTTGATGCAGAAAGCGAACACTATGTCGAG GGGGTTCTTCATGCCTTCAGAAATGATGCTAATGCAAAAAGAACTGTTATTGTCATAGCGCATAG GCTATCCACAGTAAAAGCTGCTGACAGAATTGTAGTGATGGATGGTGGTTCCGTCATTGAGGTAAGTTCagtttttccccttttttttgtGTGTTCAAGACATCATTTTAATCATCATTTTCTAGAATTTGGGTTGGcaagcatgtatatatatatatttttttttctctgtggCACAGATAGATTCAATGATGCTAAAAAAACTGAACTTGTTACCAATACATAA
- the LOC100247338 gene encoding ABC transporter B family member 26, chloroplastic isoform X3 codes for MAASQLAFRPLSKPHFPLRRTLSSTITFSSTRFRCSCLPKTGQINVEIPVVLRNIRSVLPGGSWWKLSEYEEEAKAREVMPTLRRIWVLVEDERWVIFVAVGSLTLAALSEISMPNLIAASVFSAQSGETMVFYRNSQLLILLCILSGICSGLRSGCFAIANITLVKRLRETLCSAILFQDIDFFETEAVGDLTSRLGADCQQLSNIIGNDINMILRNFLQGAGALIHLLTLSWPLALSTIVICSVLSAIFLVYGQYRRKAAMFTQEFTACANEVAQETFSLMRTVRTYGTEENELRRYKQWLDKLAFVSIRESVAYGFWGLSFNTLYRSTQVIAVLLGGMSILTGHVTPEQLTKYILYCEWLIYGTLRLGDNFASLLQSVGASGKVFQLMDLLPSDQFKSEGVKLKRLMGHIEFANVSFYYPSRVMVPVLEHVNISVQANEVVAIVGISGSGKSSLVNLLLRLYEPTTGQILIDGFPLRELDIGWLRGKIGFVGQEPHLFHMDVKSNIRYGCSRDIGQEDIEWAAKLAYAHGFISSLPDGYDTIIDDHLLSGGQKQRIAIARAILRGPAILILDEATSALDAESEHYVEGVLHAFRNDANAKRTVIVIAHRLSTVKAADRIVVMDGGSVIEVSSVFPLFFVCSRHHFNHHFLEFGLASMYIYIFFFLCGTDRFNDAKKTELVTNT; via the exons ATGGCCGCTTCTCAGTTGGCGTTTCGACCTCTCAGCAAACCCCATTTCCCACTCAGAAGGACGCTGTCTTCCACCATCACTTTCTCCAGCACGAGATTCCGCTGTTCTTGCCTTCCAAAAACTGGACAAATTAATGTTGAAATTCCGGTGGTTTTACGAAATATTCGGTCGGTTCTGCCTGGGGGGAGTTGGTGGAAGTTAAGTGAGTACGAGGAGGAAGCGAAGGCGAGAGAAGTGATGCCCACTCTTCGTAGAATATGGGTATTGGTTGAAGATGAGAGATGGGTCATTTTTGTTGCAGTTGGGTCTTTAACACTCGCTGCG CTTTCAGAAATCTCGATGCCAAATTTAATTGCAGCATCTGTCTTTTCTGCACAAAGTGGTGAGACAATGGTCTTCTATAGAAATTCCCAACTCCTCATTCTATTGTGCATCCTCTCGGGTATATGCAG TGGTTTGCGAAGTGGCTGTTTTGCAATTGCAAATATCACCCTG GTTAAGCGTCTAAGGGAAACTTTATGTTCAGCTATTCTTTTTCAG GATATTGATTTCTTCGAGACAGAAGCAGTTGGTGACTTAACAAGTAGGCTTGGGGCAGATTGTCAACAACTGTCTAACATTATTGGAAATGATATTAATATGATATTACGCAATTTTCTCCAG GGTGCAGGTGCATTGATTCATTTACTAACTTTATCATGGCCTCTTGCATTATCAACAATTGTGATATGCTCTGTTCTATCTGCAATCTTTCTGGTTTATGGCCA GTACAGAAGGAAAGCAGCGATGTTTACCCAAGAGTTCACTGCTTGTGCCAATGAA GTAGCACAAGAAACATTTTCTTTGATGAGAACCGTCCGAACTTATGGAACAGAGGAAAACGAACTTAGAAG GTACAAGCAATGGCTGGATAAATTAGCTTTTGTTAGCATCCGAGAAAGTGTGGCTTATGGATTCTGGGGTCTGAGTTTCAACACTCTATACCGTTCAACACAG GTCATTGCTGTGCTGTTAGGAGGAATGTCTATTCTTACTGGTCACGTGACACCCGAACAACTTACGAAGTATATATTATACTGTGAGTGGTTGATTTATGGTACTTTGAGGCTTGGAGACAATTTTGCATCATTACTGCAGTCTGTTGGCGCAAGTGGAAAGGTGTTCCAGTTAATGGACCTCTTGCCTAGTGATCAATTCAAATCAGAAG GAGTAAAATTGAAGAGGCTAATGGGACATATTGAGTTTGCAAATGTGTCTTTTTACTATCCATCAAGGGTCATG GTACCTGTTCTGGAACATGTAAACATTTCTGTACAAGCTAATGAAGTGGTTGCAATT GTTGGCATTAGTGGTAGCGGAAAAAGCTCATTAGTCAATCTTTTGCTTCGTCTATACGAGCCAACAACTGGTCAG ATTTTAATTGATGGCTTCCCCCTGAGAGAGTTGGACATTGGTTGGCTGAGAGGAAAAATTGGATTTGTTGGACAG GAACCCCATCTTTTTCATATGGATGTCAAGTCAAACATAAGATATGGTTGCTCCAGAGACATAGGACAGGAAGATATAGAATGGGCTGCAAAGCTGGCCTATGCTCATGGATTCATCTCATCTCTTCCTGATGGTTATGATACTATTATAGATGATCATCTACTCAGTGGGGGACAAAAGCAGCGGATTGCAATTGCCAGGGCCATTCTTAGGGGTCCTGCTATTCTGATCCTTGATGAAGCCACTAGTGCTCTTGATGCAGAAAGCGAACACTATGTCGAG GGGGTTCTTCATGCCTTCAGAAATGATGCTAATGCAAAAAGAACTGTTATTGTCATAGCGCATAG GCTATCCACAGTAAAAGCTGCTGACAGAATTGTAGTGATGGATGGTGGTTCCGTCATTGAGGTAAGTTCagtttttccccttttttttgtGTGTTCAAGACATCATTTTAATCATCATTTTCTAGAATTTGGGTTGGcaagcatgtatatatatatatttttttttctctgtggCACAGATAGATTCAATGATGCTAAAAAAACTGAACTTGTTACCAATACATAA
- the LOC100247338 gene encoding ABC transporter B family member 26, chloroplastic isoform X8, translated as MAASQLAFRPLSKPHFPLRRTLSSTITFSSTRFRCSCLPKTGQINVEIPVVLRNIRSVLPGGSWWKLSEYEEEAKAREVMPTLRRIWVLVEDERWVIFVAVGSLTLAALSEISMPNLIAASVFSAQSGETMVFYRNSQLLILLCILSGICSGLRSGCFAIANITLVKRLRETLCSAILFQDIDFFETEAVGDLTSRLGADCQQLSNIIGNDINMILRNFLQGAGALIHLLTLSWPLALSTIVICSVLSAIFLVYGQYRRKAAMFTQEFTACANEVAQETFSLMRTVRTYGTEENELRRYKQWLDKLAFVSIRESVAYGFWGLSFNTLYRSTQVIAVLLGGMSILTGHVTPEQLTKYILYCEWLIYGTLRLGDNFASLLQSVGASGKVFQLMDLLPSDQFKSEGVKLKRLMGHIEFANVSFYYPSRVMVPVLEHVNISVQANEVVAIVGISGSGKSSLVNLLLRLYEPTTGQILIDGFPLRELDIGWLRGKIGFVGQEPHLFHMDVKSNIRYGCSRDIGQEDIEWAAKLAYAHGFISSLPDGYDTIIDDHLLSGGQKQRIAIARAILRGPAILILDEATSALDAESEHYVEGVLHAFRNDANAKRTVIVIAHRLSTVKAADRIVVMDGGSVIEVGDHQQLLLKDGLYAKLIKTQTDALA; from the exons ATGGCCGCTTCTCAGTTGGCGTTTCGACCTCTCAGCAAACCCCATTTCCCACTCAGAAGGACGCTGTCTTCCACCATCACTTTCTCCAGCACGAGATTCCGCTGTTCTTGCCTTCCAAAAACTGGACAAATTAATGTTGAAATTCCGGTGGTTTTACGAAATATTCGGTCGGTTCTGCCTGGGGGGAGTTGGTGGAAGTTAAGTGAGTACGAGGAGGAAGCGAAGGCGAGAGAAGTGATGCCCACTCTTCGTAGAATATGGGTATTGGTTGAAGATGAGAGATGGGTCATTTTTGTTGCAGTTGGGTCTTTAACACTCGCTGCG CTTTCAGAAATCTCGATGCCAAATTTAATTGCAGCATCTGTCTTTTCTGCACAAAGTGGTGAGACAATGGTCTTCTATAGAAATTCCCAACTCCTCATTCTATTGTGCATCCTCTCGGGTATATGCAG TGGTTTGCGAAGTGGCTGTTTTGCAATTGCAAATATCACCCTG GTTAAGCGTCTAAGGGAAACTTTATGTTCAGCTATTCTTTTTCAG GATATTGATTTCTTCGAGACAGAAGCAGTTGGTGACTTAACAAGTAGGCTTGGGGCAGATTGTCAACAACTGTCTAACATTATTGGAAATGATATTAATATGATATTACGCAATTTTCTCCAG GGTGCAGGTGCATTGATTCATTTACTAACTTTATCATGGCCTCTTGCATTATCAACAATTGTGATATGCTCTGTTCTATCTGCAATCTTTCTGGTTTATGGCCA GTACAGAAGGAAAGCAGCGATGTTTACCCAAGAGTTCACTGCTTGTGCCAATGAA GTAGCACAAGAAACATTTTCTTTGATGAGAACCGTCCGAACTTATGGAACAGAGGAAAACGAACTTAGAAG GTACAAGCAATGGCTGGATAAATTAGCTTTTGTTAGCATCCGAGAAAGTGTGGCTTATGGATTCTGGGGTCTGAGTTTCAACACTCTATACCGTTCAACACAG GTCATTGCTGTGCTGTTAGGAGGAATGTCTATTCTTACTGGTCACGTGACACCCGAACAACTTACGAAGTATATATTATACTGTGAGTGGTTGATTTATGGTACTTTGAGGCTTGGAGACAATTTTGCATCATTACTGCAGTCTGTTGGCGCAAGTGGAAAGGTGTTCCAGTTAATGGACCTCTTGCCTAGTGATCAATTCAAATCAGAAG GAGTAAAATTGAAGAGGCTAATGGGACATATTGAGTTTGCAAATGTGTCTTTTTACTATCCATCAAGGGTCATG GTACCTGTTCTGGAACATGTAAACATTTCTGTACAAGCTAATGAAGTGGTTGCAATT GTTGGCATTAGTGGTAGCGGAAAAAGCTCATTAGTCAATCTTTTGCTTCGTCTATACGAGCCAACAACTGGTCAG ATTTTAATTGATGGCTTCCCCCTGAGAGAGTTGGACATTGGTTGGCTGAGAGGAAAAATTGGATTTGTTGGACAG GAACCCCATCTTTTTCATATGGATGTCAAGTCAAACATAAGATATGGTTGCTCCAGAGACATAGGACAGGAAGATATAGAATGGGCTGCAAAGCTGGCCTATGCTCATGGATTCATCTCATCTCTTCCTGATGGTTATGATACTATTATAGATGATCATCTACTCAGTGGGGGACAAAAGCAGCGGATTGCAATTGCCAGGGCCATTCTTAGGGGTCCTGCTATTCTGATCCTTGATGAAGCCACTAGTGCTCTTGATGCAGAAAGCGAACACTATGTCGAG GGGGTTCTTCATGCCTTCAGAAATGATGCTAATGCAAAAAGAACTGTTATTGTCATAGCGCATAG GCTATCCACAGTAAAAGCTGCTGACAGAATTGTAGTGATGGATGGTGGTTCCGTCATTGAG GTGGGTGATCACCAACAACTGCTTCTCAAAGATGGGTTGTATGCAAAGTTGATCAAAACACAAACAGATGCCTTGGCTTGA
- the LOC100247338 gene encoding ABC transporter B family member 26, chloroplastic isoform X5 — translation MAASQLAFRPLSKPHFPLRRTLSSTITFSSTRFRCSCLPKTGQINVEIPVVLRNIRSVLPGGSWWKLSEYEEEAKAREVMPTLRRIWVLVEDERWVIFVAVGSLTLAALSEISMPNLIAASVFSAQSGETMVFYRNSQLLILLCILSGICSGLRSGCFAIANITLVKRLRETLCSAILFQVCVYLATIFVMLSTMHTPQDIDFFETEAVGDLTSRLGADCQQLSNIIGNDINMILRNFLQGAGALIHLLTLSWPLALSTIVICSVLSAIFLVYGQYRRKAAMFTQEFTACANEVAQETFSLMRTVRTYGTEENELRRYKQWLDKLAFVSIRESVAYGFWGLSFNTLYRSTQVIAVLLGGMSILTGHVTPEQLTKYILYCEWLIYGTLRLGDNFASLLQSVGASGKVFQLMDLLPSDQFKSEGVKLKRLMGHIEFANVSFYYPSRVMVPVLEHVNISVQANEVVAIVGISGSGKSSLVNLLLRLYEPTTGQILIDGFPLRELDIGWLRGKIGFVGQEPHLFHMDVKSNIRYGCSRDIGQEDIEWAAKLAYAHGFISSLPDGYDTIIDDHLLSGGQKQRIAIARAILRGPAILILDEATSALDAESEHYVEGVLHAFRNDANAKRTVIVIAHRLSTVKAADRIVVMDGGSVIEVGDHQQLLLKDGLYAKLIKTQTDALA, via the exons ATGGCCGCTTCTCAGTTGGCGTTTCGACCTCTCAGCAAACCCCATTTCCCACTCAGAAGGACGCTGTCTTCCACCATCACTTTCTCCAGCACGAGATTCCGCTGTTCTTGCCTTCCAAAAACTGGACAAATTAATGTTGAAATTCCGGTGGTTTTACGAAATATTCGGTCGGTTCTGCCTGGGGGGAGTTGGTGGAAGTTAAGTGAGTACGAGGAGGAAGCGAAGGCGAGAGAAGTGATGCCCACTCTTCGTAGAATATGGGTATTGGTTGAAGATGAGAGATGGGTCATTTTTGTTGCAGTTGGGTCTTTAACACTCGCTGCG CTTTCAGAAATCTCGATGCCAAATTTAATTGCAGCATCTGTCTTTTCTGCACAAAGTGGTGAGACAATGGTCTTCTATAGAAATTCCCAACTCCTCATTCTATTGTGCATCCTCTCGGGTATATGCAG TGGTTTGCGAAGTGGCTGTTTTGCAATTGCAAATATCACCCTG GTTAAGCGTCTAAGGGAAACTTTATGTTCAGCTATTCTTTTTCAGGTTTGCGTTTATTTAGCAACTATATTTGTAATGCTAAGTACCATGCATACTCCTCAA GATATTGATTTCTTCGAGACAGAAGCAGTTGGTGACTTAACAAGTAGGCTTGGGGCAGATTGTCAACAACTGTCTAACATTATTGGAAATGATATTAATATGATATTACGCAATTTTCTCCAG GGTGCAGGTGCATTGATTCATTTACTAACTTTATCATGGCCTCTTGCATTATCAACAATTGTGATATGCTCTGTTCTATCTGCAATCTTTCTGGTTTATGGCCA GTACAGAAGGAAAGCAGCGATGTTTACCCAAGAGTTCACTGCTTGTGCCAATGAA GTAGCACAAGAAACATTTTCTTTGATGAGAACCGTCCGAACTTATGGAACAGAGGAAAACGAACTTAGAAG GTACAAGCAATGGCTGGATAAATTAGCTTTTGTTAGCATCCGAGAAAGTGTGGCTTATGGATTCTGGGGTCTGAGTTTCAACACTCTATACCGTTCAACACAG GTCATTGCTGTGCTGTTAGGAGGAATGTCTATTCTTACTGGTCACGTGACACCCGAACAACTTACGAAGTATATATTATACTGTGAGTGGTTGATTTATGGTACTTTGAGGCTTGGAGACAATTTTGCATCATTACTGCAGTCTGTTGGCGCAAGTGGAAAGGTGTTCCAGTTAATGGACCTCTTGCCTAGTGATCAATTCAAATCAGAAG GAGTAAAATTGAAGAGGCTAATGGGACATATTGAGTTTGCAAATGTGTCTTTTTACTATCCATCAAGGGTCATG GTACCTGTTCTGGAACATGTAAACATTTCTGTACAAGCTAATGAAGTGGTTGCAATT GTTGGCATTAGTGGTAGCGGAAAAAGCTCATTAGTCAATCTTTTGCTTCGTCTATACGAGCCAACAACTGGTCAG ATTTTAATTGATGGCTTCCCCCTGAGAGAGTTGGACATTGGTTGGCTGAGAGGAAAAATTGGATTTGTTGGACAG GAACCCCATCTTTTTCATATGGATGTCAAGTCAAACATAAGATATGGTTGCTCCAGAGACATAGGACAGGAAGATATAGAATGGGCTGCAAAGCTGGCCTATGCTCATGGATTCATCTCATCTCTTCCTGATGGTTATGATACTATTATAGATGATCATCTACTCAGTGGGGGACAAAAGCAGCGGATTGCAATTGCCAGGGCCATTCTTAGGGGTCCTGCTATTCTGATCCTTGATGAAGCCACTAGTGCTCTTGATGCAGAAAGCGAACACTATGTCGAG GGGGTTCTTCATGCCTTCAGAAATGATGCTAATGCAAAAAGAACTGTTATTGTCATAGCGCATAG GCTATCCACAGTAAAAGCTGCTGACAGAATTGTAGTGATGGATGGTGGTTCCGTCATTGAG GTGGGTGATCACCAACAACTGCTTCTCAAAGATGGGTTGTATGCAAAGTTGATCAAAACACAAACAGATGCCTTGGCTTGA
- the LOC100247338 gene encoding ABC transporter B family member 26, chloroplastic isoform X6, producing the protein MAASQLAFRPLSKPHFPLRRTLSSTITFSSTRFRCSCLPKTGQINVEIPVVLRNIRSVLPGGSWWKLSEYEEEAKAREVMPTLRRIWVLVEDERWVIFVAVGSLTLAALSEISMPNLIAASVFSAQSGETMVFYRNSQLLILLCILSGICSGLRSGCFAIANITLVKRLRETLCSAILFQVCVYLATIFVMLSTMHTPQDIDFFETEAVGDLTSRLGADCQQLSNIIGNDINMILRNFLQGAGALIHLLTLSWPLALSTIVICSVLSAIFLVYGQYRRKAAMFTQEFTACANEVAQETFSLMRTVRTYGTEENELRRYKQWLDKLAFVSIRESVAYGFWGLSFNTLYRSTQVIAVLLGGMSILTGHVTPEQLTKYILYCEWLIYGTLRLGDNFASLLQSVGASGKVFQLMDLLPSDQFKSEGVKLKRLMGHIEFANVSFYYPSRVMVPVLEHVNISVQANEVVAIVGISGSGKSSLVNLLLRLYEPTTGQILIDGFPLRELDIGWLRGKIGFVGQSNIRYGCSRDIGQEDIEWAAKLAYAHGFISSLPDGYDTIIDDHLLSGGQKQRIAIARAILRGPAILILDEATSALDAESEHYVEGVLHAFRNDANAKRTVIVIAHRLSTVKAADRIVVMDGGSVIEVGDHQQLLLKDGLYAKLIKTQTDALA; encoded by the exons ATGGCCGCTTCTCAGTTGGCGTTTCGACCTCTCAGCAAACCCCATTTCCCACTCAGAAGGACGCTGTCTTCCACCATCACTTTCTCCAGCACGAGATTCCGCTGTTCTTGCCTTCCAAAAACTGGACAAATTAATGTTGAAATTCCGGTGGTTTTACGAAATATTCGGTCGGTTCTGCCTGGGGGGAGTTGGTGGAAGTTAAGTGAGTACGAGGAGGAAGCGAAGGCGAGAGAAGTGATGCCCACTCTTCGTAGAATATGGGTATTGGTTGAAGATGAGAGATGGGTCATTTTTGTTGCAGTTGGGTCTTTAACACTCGCTGCG CTTTCAGAAATCTCGATGCCAAATTTAATTGCAGCATCTGTCTTTTCTGCACAAAGTGGTGAGACAATGGTCTTCTATAGAAATTCCCAACTCCTCATTCTATTGTGCATCCTCTCGGGTATATGCAG TGGTTTGCGAAGTGGCTGTTTTGCAATTGCAAATATCACCCTG GTTAAGCGTCTAAGGGAAACTTTATGTTCAGCTATTCTTTTTCAGGTTTGCGTTTATTTAGCAACTATATTTGTAATGCTAAGTACCATGCATACTCCTCAA GATATTGATTTCTTCGAGACAGAAGCAGTTGGTGACTTAACAAGTAGGCTTGGGGCAGATTGTCAACAACTGTCTAACATTATTGGAAATGATATTAATATGATATTACGCAATTTTCTCCAG GGTGCAGGTGCATTGATTCATTTACTAACTTTATCATGGCCTCTTGCATTATCAACAATTGTGATATGCTCTGTTCTATCTGCAATCTTTCTGGTTTATGGCCA GTACAGAAGGAAAGCAGCGATGTTTACCCAAGAGTTCACTGCTTGTGCCAATGAA GTAGCACAAGAAACATTTTCTTTGATGAGAACCGTCCGAACTTATGGAACAGAGGAAAACGAACTTAGAAG GTACAAGCAATGGCTGGATAAATTAGCTTTTGTTAGCATCCGAGAAAGTGTGGCTTATGGATTCTGGGGTCTGAGTTTCAACACTCTATACCGTTCAACACAG GTCATTGCTGTGCTGTTAGGAGGAATGTCTATTCTTACTGGTCACGTGACACCCGAACAACTTACGAAGTATATATTATACTGTGAGTGGTTGATTTATGGTACTTTGAGGCTTGGAGACAATTTTGCATCATTACTGCAGTCTGTTGGCGCAAGTGGAAAGGTGTTCCAGTTAATGGACCTCTTGCCTAGTGATCAATTCAAATCAGAAG GAGTAAAATTGAAGAGGCTAATGGGACATATTGAGTTTGCAAATGTGTCTTTTTACTATCCATCAAGGGTCATG GTACCTGTTCTGGAACATGTAAACATTTCTGTACAAGCTAATGAAGTGGTTGCAATT GTTGGCATTAGTGGTAGCGGAAAAAGCTCATTAGTCAATCTTTTGCTTCGTCTATACGAGCCAACAACTGGTCAG ATTTTAATTGATGGCTTCCCCCTGAGAGAGTTGGACATTGGTTGGCTGAGAGGAAAAATTGGATTTGTTGGACAG TCAAACATAAGATATGGTTGCTCCAGAGACATAGGACAGGAAGATATAGAATGGGCTGCAAAGCTGGCCTATGCTCATGGATTCATCTCATCTCTTCCTGATGGTTATGATACTATTATAGATGATCATCTACTCAGTGGGGGACAAAAGCAGCGGATTGCAATTGCCAGGGCCATTCTTAGGGGTCCTGCTATTCTGATCCTTGATGAAGCCACTAGTGCTCTTGATGCAGAAAGCGAACACTATGTCGAG GGGGTTCTTCATGCCTTCAGAAATGATGCTAATGCAAAAAGAACTGTTATTGTCATAGCGCATAG GCTATCCACAGTAAAAGCTGCTGACAGAATTGTAGTGATGGATGGTGGTTCCGTCATTGAG GTGGGTGATCACCAACAACTGCTTCTCAAAGATGGGTTGTATGCAAAGTTGATCAAAACACAAACAGATGCCTTGGCTTGA